One stretch of Oncorhynchus masou masou isolate Uvic2021 chromosome 9, UVic_Omas_1.1, whole genome shotgun sequence DNA includes these proteins:
- the LOC135545762 gene encoding wolframin-like — protein sequence MEPSPPSTPTTLKPGPTSPPPATPKSTQGTTPTLTLPISTSSVPTSTVSSSSFSHPGPPLSPSSPSLSTSPASPLRQPIRPVSQAGRSQLNAASRSAEERRRAGAAGDTPVSPPTTPLRQASVAQPEEPEEELSVEELEVRAKSGDAKAQSRMGRYYLALAEERDEEVNNCTAVSWLVQATKQGRKDAVKMLQRCLATRKGITSENFEEVKKLCTETRFERGVRKAALVMYWKLNPEKKRRVAVSEMLENVEHVNTEPDDAATQGPISSSMQKQRRVLESLVTSKASCYDVGLDDFVETTKKYAQGIPPSPTMAGDGGDDDDDEAVKNPDDLPLHKKVLKFPLHALLEIKEHLINWASRAGMQWLSALIPTHHINALIFFFIISNLTIDFFIFLIPLLIFYLSLFSMVICTLRVFQNSKAWENFRALTDLLLRFEPGLDLEQAETNFGWTHLEPYLYFLLSVVFVVFSFPVADKAWIPCSELATVALFFTVTSYLSLQASAELFARRALLTEVLSGVCALTQLLPDSVWFLRVLGTTFVTVPLGEMVTLNVGVPCLLYGHLIYLLFRMAQRRGFRGTYLCLVPYMVCFVWCELCLALLHSSSTIGLIRTCAGYLLFLFALPVLTLGLAAMLLFKVLQWFMALEITKMLVTLTVCAVPFVLRMWMRFSLNPLVVARFLSRSSVVKLILVWLSALMMFCWMYVYRSEGMKVYNSTLTWPEYSNLCGPKAWKEYNMAQTQILCSHLEGHRVTWTGRFKYARITDIENGAQSIIGLLPVSVGNWMRCLYGEAYPLCENTTDPTAPHQALLAPLPEDPLCKLKKLAKHECHVKHFDRHKFEVTLGMPLERKSKNGTIIEDEDATKDIVLKASSEFGPVLLHLSAGSLVEFSTVLEGRLGSKWPVFELKAIHCLMCVDARVPSGRQYKIEHDWRHTAQGALQFAFDFFFNPFLTAQLKQDTETQTTQGRGGIDQG from the exons ATGGAACCATCACCCCCCAGCACCCCAACCACCCTGAAACCTggccccacctcccctcccccagcTACCCCTAAATCTACCCAAGGCACTACACCCACCTTGACCCTGCCTATATCCACCTCATCCGTCCCGACCTCTACGGTCTCATCTTCCTCCTTTTCTCATcctggtccccctctctctccttcctcgccctccctctccacctctcctgcctcccccCTGCGGCAGCCGATCAGGCCTGTCTCCCAGGCAGGACGATCCCAGCTCAATGCTGCCAGCCGGtcagctgaggagaggaggcggGCTGGTGCTGCTGGAGATACCCCGGTCAGCCCCCCTACTACCCCTCTACGACAGGCTTCAGTAGCTCAGCCAG AGGAGCCAGAGGAGGAGCTGAGTGTGGAGGAGCTGGAGGTGAGGGCCAAGTCTGGAGATGCCAAAGCCCAGAGTAGG atgGGCCGGTACTACTTGGCCCtagctgaggagagagatgaggaggtgaACAACTGTACAGCAGTGAGCTGGCTGGTGCAGGCCACCAAACAGGGCCGGAAGGACGCAGTCAAGATGCTACAGCGCTGCCTAGCAACCAGGAAAG GCATCACATCAGAGAACTTTGAGGAGGTGAAGAAGCTGTGTACAGAGACCAGAtttgagagaggagtgaggaaggCTGCTCTGGTCATGTACTGGAAGCTCAAcccagagaagaagagaagggtggCAGTGTCTGAGATGCTCGAGAACGTGGAACACGTCAACACTGAGCCAG ATGACGCTGCCACCCAGGGCCCCATATCCAGCTCCATGCAGAAACAGAGGAGAGTTCTGGAGAGCCTCGTCACCAGCAAAG cCAGTTGCTATGACGTGGGTCTGGATGACTTTGTAGAGACCACCAAGAAGTACGCTCAGGGCATCCCCCCCTCTCCCACTATGGCTGGGGACGGCGGTGACGATGACGATGATGAAGCTGTGAAGAACCCAGATGACTTGCCTCTTCACAAGAAG GTGTTGAAGTTCCCCCTACACGCCCTGTTGGAGATCAAGGAGCACCTGATTAACTGGGCGTCCCGGGCAGGCATGCAGTGGCTCAGTGCCCTCATCCCCACGCACCACATCAATGCTCTCatcttcttcttcatcatcaGCAACCTCACCATCGACTTCTTCATCTTTCTCATCCCCCTGCTCATCTTCTACCTGTCCTTGTTCTCCATGGTCATCTGCACCCTGCGCGTCTTCCAG AACTCCAAGGCGTGGGAAAACTTCCGGGCCCTTACAGACCTGCTGTTACGTTTTGAGCCAGGCCTGGACCTAGAGCAAGCTGAGACTAACTTCGGCTGGACCCACCTGGAGCCCTACCTCTACTTCCTGCTGTCAGTGGTCTTCGTGGTCTTCTCCTTCCCCGTGGCTGACAAGGCCTGGATCCCCTGCTCTGAGCTGGCCACCGTGGCCCTGTTCTTCACCGTCACCTCCTACCTCAGCCTCCAAGCCTCCGCTGAGCTCTTCGCCCGCCGCGCCCTGCTCACAGAGGTCTTATCGGGGGTCTGTGCCCTGACACAACTATTACCTGATAGTGTCTGGTTCCTGCGGGTGTTAGGCACAACGTTTGTGACGGTGCCGCTAGGGGAGATGGTGACGCTGAACGTGGGCGTGCCGTGTCTTCTCTACGGgcacctgatctacctgttgttCCGCATGGCCCAGCGGAGGGGCTTCAGGGGCACCTACCTCTGCCTCGTACCCTACATGGTCTGCTTTGTCTGGTGTGAGCTCTGCCTggccctgctccactcctcctccaccatcgGTCTGATTCGGACCTGTGCGGGctacctcctcttcctgttcgcaCTGCCTGTCCTCACCTTGGGCTTGGCGGCCATGTTGCTCTTCAAGGTCCTCCAGTGGTTCATGGCTCTGGAGATCACCAAGATGCTGGTGACTCTGACTGTTTGTGCGGTCCCGTTTGTGTTGCGGATGTGGATGCGGTTCAGCCTGAACCCGCTGGTGGTGGCGCGGTTCCTCTCACGGAGCAGCGTGGTGAAGCTCATCCTGGTGTGGCTAAGTGCTTTGATGATGTTCTGCTGGATGTATGTCTACCGCTCAGAAGGCATGAAG GTGTATAACTCCACCCTCACGTGGCCGGAGTACAGTAACCTGTGTGGGCCCAAGGCCTGGAAGGAATACAACATGGCCCAAACCCAGATCCTGTGTTCTCACCTGGAGGGCCACCGGGTCACCTGGACAGGACGCTTCAAATACGCCCGCATTACCGACATCGAGAACGGAGCCCAGTCCATCATCGGCCTACTTCCTGTGTCCGTAGGGAACTGGATGAGATGTCTCTATGGTGAGGCCTATCCCCTCTGTGAAAACACCACTGACCCCACTGCCCCTCACCAGGCCCTTCTCGCACCTCTTCCAGAAGACCCCTTATGCAAACTGAAAAAGCTGGCCAAGCATGAGTGCCACGTGAAGCACTTCGACCGCCACAAGTTCGAGGTGACCTTGGGCATGCCCCTGGAGAGGAAGAGTAAGAATGGGACCATCATAGAGGACGAAGACGCCACCAAGGACATCGTCCTGAAGGCCAGTAGTGAGTTTGGCCCAGTGCTGCTGCACCTGAGCGCTGGCAGCTTGGTAGAGTTCAGTACGGTTCTAGAAGGACGCTTGGGCTCCAAGTGGCCTGTGTTTGAGCTGAAGGCCATCCACTGTCTGATGTGTGTGGACGCCCGAGTGCCCAGCGGCAGGCAGTATAAGATAGAACACGACTGGAGGCACACGGCCCAGGGGGCACTGCAGTTTGCCTTTGACTTCTTCTTCAACCCCTTCCTCACCGCACAGCTGAAGCAGGACACTGAGACACAGACCACACAGGGCAGAGGAGGAATAGACCAAGGCTAG